The Rhodothermales bacterium genomic interval GCCTCGGCCACGGCGATGGCCTGCGGTACGGAGAAGGAAACCGTGGCGTTGATGCTGACCCCGTGGTAGGTCGCCTCCTCGATGGCGCGGACGCCGGCTTCGGTCACGGGGATTTTGACGATGATGTTGGGGGCGAGCGTGTGAAAATACCGTGCCTGGGCGACGATCGCGTCGGCGTCCCGGTAGAGGCGCGGGTCGGTCTGCACGGACAATCGCCCGTTCCGGCCGGCCTGCTGGTGATAGATGGGCTCGAGCAGGGTAGCCGCCTTCTTCGAGATCTCCTCGACGAGTTTCCAGGCGACGGTGTCTTCGCTGGCGGTCGGCAGCTCGCGGATCAACTCGGCGATACGCCCCTTCCAGGCGCCGAACGACTGCTTCAGCACGTCGAGCACGATCACCGGATTACACGTCGCACCGACGCCGCCGTGTTCGATCGTATAGGAGAGTTCTTCCAGCGCGGCCGAGTCGTTCCAGAGCACCGTGGGGGTGCTCTGCGTCATCTCGAACAGCGGGCTTTTATACGCCGTTTTCGTTTGGCTCATGGCTCCATTGGATAGGGTAAGATGAGAAAAAGGGGACGAGCGGGGCGAGGTCAGAACGTGCGGGACCAGGCTTTCGGCCACCGCTCCACCACCACCTTCTTTTTGGTGTAGAACTCGAACGAGTCACGCCCCTGGCCATGGAGGTCCCCGAAAAAGCTCTCGCGCGCTCCGCTGAACGGGAAAAACGCCATGGGCGCCGCCACACCGATGTTGATGCCGACGTTCCCAACATCCACTTCGTTCTTGAACCGACGCGCGTTGGCCCCGCTGCTCGTGAAGAGCGACGCCTGGTTGCCGTATGTGCCGGTGTTGACCCGTGCGATCGCCGCGTCGATGTCGTCCACATAATGCACCGAGAGCACCGGCCCAAAGATCTCGGTGGAGGCCACTTCGCTCGTGAACGGCAGGTCCTCGATGATCGTCGGAGCGACGAAGTTGCCGTTGGGAAAACCGGGGATCGTAGGCCGGCGCCCGTCGACCAGGGCGCGCGCGCCATCGCGAACGGCCTGTTCGATCAGCGTCTCGACGCGCTTGCGGCTGGCCGGCGAGATCACCGGACCCATCGCCACGCCGTCGTTGAGACCGTAGCCTGTGACGCGGGTCGTCGCTTTTTCGCGGATGGCATCGACAAACGACTTCCTGGCCTCCCCCACTACAAACGCCATCGAGGTCGCGAGGCAGCGCTGGCCGGCGCACCCAAAGGCGCTGTCCGCGATGATCTCCGAGGCGCTGACGATGTCGGCGTCCGGCAGGACGACAACCGGGTTCTTAGCCCCGCCCTGGCACTGCGCCCGTTTCCCGCTGGCCGTGGCCCGGGAATAGACGTGTTTGGCCACCGCCGTCGAACCCACGAAGCTCACCGCCTTGACCACCGGATGGTCCAGCACCGCGTTCACGACATCGCGTCCGCCGTTGACCAGGTTGATCACCCCGGGCGGCAGACCGATCGTTTCGATCAGGGCAAACACCTTCTGCATGGTGAGCGGCACCCGCTCGGAGGGCTTGAGCACCACCGTGTTGCCTGTCACCAGGGCATAGGGCAAAAACCAGAAGGGGATCATGCCCGGGAAGTTAAACGGGGCGATGATGGCCACGACGCCCAACGGCTGGCGGATCATGATCTCGTCGATGCCGCGGGCGATGTCTTCCGAGTTATAGCCCTGCATCATGATGGGCGCGCCACAGGCCACCTCGACATTCTCGATCGCCCGACGCATCTCCCCGCGCGATTCCGCAAGCGTTTTGCCGCACTCCAACGTGATGGTGCGGGAGATGTCCTCGAAATGGGTGTCTAGAAGCGCTTTCAGTTTAAACAGGTACTGGATCCGGTCGGTCACGGGCACGCGGCGCCAGTCCGGAAACGCGGCGGCGGCGGCTTTTACAGCCGTATCCACCTCGGCGGCCGATGAGAGGGGCGTACGCGCCAATTCTTCCCCCGTAGCGGGGTTCGTTACCGGAAACACGTCGACGGCGGTTGAACGCTGCCACTGCCCTGCGATATAGTTATTCATGATATTAGGGGTCGATTCGCTACTGGCGATTTCCTGGAGGTGTGAACCCTGTTACTTCGTTGCATTACTGTGTGGCCTTACTGTGTGGCCTTACTGCGTGGCCTTACTGTGTGGCCGTAAGCCCGCCATCGAGATAAAGTGTCTGCCCGGTGATAAAATCGGACGCCGGCGAGACAAAAAAGAGCGTCGCACCGACGATATCGCGCGTTTCGCCCACGCGGCCGGCGGGGATGCGGGAGATGACGGCGTTATAAAACTGTGGGTCCGCCAGGAAGCGGGCGGACTGTTCGGTGCGGACGAACGTCGGCGAGAGGACGTTGACGTTGATTTTCTGCGGCGCCCACTCGCCGGCCAGCTGCTTACAGAGCACGGTGAGGCCGGCCTTGGAGGCGCAATACGCGGCAAAACCGCGGCCCCGCAGAGCGAGTTGGCCGCGGACCGACCCGAAGTGCACCTGCTTCCCCCCGCCACTCGCGGCCATGTGTTTCGCGGCGGCCTGCGCTTGAAACATCGCGCTGGTCAGGTTGAGCTCCAGCACCTTGCCGAACCCTTCCTCCGTCACATTGCTCGCCAGTTCCTCATGAGTGTTTCCGCCGACCGTGTTCACCAGAATGTCCAGGCGTCCGAAATGCGCGGCAACGGCATCCGTCATGCGGTGCGTGTCGGTAGCGGAACAGGCGTCGAAGGGGGCGCCGAACGCCTTGATGCCCCGCGCGGTGAGGTCGTCCACGAAGGCCGTCACCTTGTCCGCATTGTGCCCGGCCACGGCCACGCTGGCGCCCATCTCGGCCAGCCCCTCGCATACGGCGGAGCCAAAACCACCGTAGCCACCCGTCACCAGGGCCACCTTGCCGTCCAGCCGAAACAGTTGTTCGTAAAGGTTCATCTTCGCTCGTCGGCCGGCGTGTATCGACGCCAGCGCCAGTGGATAAAAATGTGCGGACAAAAAACGTACGGATCAACTCACCGGATAAATGGGCCGGGCGCACGTTCGAGCCACACGGCTTCACGTAGGCGATAAGTTAATAGTAGAAATAATACCGAGAAGCATCCAGCCCTACGAGAGGGAATCTTTGCAACTCATGGGCGGATATTTCGCGATCCGAACAGTCGGCGGACCCGCGACCAGAGCGCCTTAAACACAAGCGATAACACACTGACGGGCGCAGCCGGCGCAGCCAATCGGCTGGATTCGTTGATTTCGGTGCGGAGAGGGGCATCCGGCGCGGAAGCAGCGATGGTAGCCGGCGTGTCGGCGGAGCCCATCGGAAGGGGCGTCGTAACCGGCTGAACAAGCGCTTCCTGCATACTAACGCCAAACTGACGAAACAATTGGCGCGAAACATCCTCCATGAGCCCGCGGCCGAACTGAGCCATTTTGCCGGCGACATCGATGTCGGCCACCACCTGCACCCGGGTGACTCCGTTCGCCAGGGCGCTGAGCCGGCCAACCATCGCCATTTTCGCCGACCCCGCCCCGGTAGACTCCTTGCCCTCACCGGAGAGCCGCATCACATACGCGGACTCGTCCACCTCATCCAGCCGGGCCGTCCCTTTATAGGTGGCCGTCACCGGGCCCACTTTCACCCGGACGCGGCCGGCGTAGGTACGCTCATCAATGGTGTCGGTCAGCT includes:
- a CDS encoding SDR family oxidoreductase, translated to MSAHFYPLALASIHAGRRAKMNLYEQLFRLDGKVALVTGGYGGFGSAVCEGLAEMGASVAVAGHNADKVTAFVDDLTARGIKAFGAPFDACSATDTHRMTDAVAAHFGRLDILVNTVGGNTHEELASNVTEEGFGKVLELNLTSAMFQAQAAAKHMAASGGGKQVHFGSVRGQLALRGRGFAAYCASKAGLTVLCKQLAGEWAPQKINVNVLSPTFVRTEQSARFLADPQFYNAVISRIPAGRVGETRDIVGATLFFVSPASDFITGQTLYLDGGLTATQ
- a CDS encoding SRPBCC family protein produces the protein MAFNIEENFDIQAPITQVWAFLIDPRRVVVCLPGAELTDTIDERTYAGRVRVKVGPVTATYKGTARLDEVDESAYVMRLSGEGKESTGAGSAKMAMVGRLSALANGVTRVQVVADIDVAGKMAQFGRGLMEDVSRQLFRQFGVSMQEALVQPVTTPLPMGSADTPATIAASAPDAPLRTEINESSRLAAPAAPVSVLSLVFKALWSRVRRLFGSRNIRP
- a CDS encoding CoA-acylating methylmalonate-semialdehyde dehydrogenase, coding for MNNYIAGQWQRSTAVDVFPVTNPATGEELARTPLSSAAEVDTAVKAAAAAFPDWRRVPVTDRIQYLFKLKALLDTHFEDISRTITLECGKTLAESRGEMRRAIENVEVACGAPIMMQGYNSEDIARGIDEIMIRQPLGVVAIIAPFNFPGMIPFWFLPYALVTGNTVVLKPSERVPLTMQKVFALIETIGLPPGVINLVNGGRDVVNAVLDHPVVKAVSFVGSTAVAKHVYSRATASGKRAQCQGGAKNPVVVLPDADIVSASEIIADSAFGCAGQRCLATSMAFVVGEARKSFVDAIREKATTRVTGYGLNDGVAMGPVISPASRKRVETLIEQAVRDGARALVDGRRPTIPGFPNGNFVAPTIIEDLPFTSEVASTEIFGPVLSVHYVDDIDAAIARVNTGTYGNQASLFTSSGANARRFKNEVDVGNVGINIGVAAPMAFFPFSGARESFFGDLHGQGRDSFEFYTKKKVVVERWPKAWSRTF